AGAGCCAGGCAAGCACGTCGGCAAATTCTTCTTGCCTGTTTTTGGCATCTTTGGAGACAAGGGCTGTGGAAAGCTCGCCGACCTCTTCGATAAACCACATAAACGTGGCGGGGATTCCTCTTTCGCGGTCGCGTTTTTCGTACTTTTTCGAGATCAGTTGTTGAAATTCTTTAATATGCATATTGTCCATTATCCACGATGAACTTCAGGCGGCAAGGGTTTTTCTGCTGAAAACATACAAAATTACAGAAATTCAAAACTTGACATCAGCGACCTCGTAGTATATTTTGAACGGTTTAATGCCTTTTTAGCAGGAGATTATTATGGCATCGATGAAGCCGAGAATAAGTGTCGAATACGCCGAGAACGCGGCTATTGTTACTTTTACCGATGAAAAAATTCTCGAAGAGAAGGATGTCCAGTTGCTTCAGGATTCTATTATGTCCGTTATCGAGCAGGCGGAGCGGATAAACCTGATTTTAGATTTTTGCAATGTGCGGTTCCTGTCGTCGGCCGTTTTAGGGCTTTTAATCAGAATCAGCAAAAAGGTTTATGAACGCGACGGCCAATTAAAACTTTGCAGCATAGACCCGAAAATCTATAAGATTTTCAAAATAACCCGGCTGACAAAAATTTTCGATATATACAAAGATATAGAAAGCGCAACTGAGAGCCTCGTTGCAGATTAGGCGGCAATCTCTTTCCTGGCCGGTGTTGTTATCTGTTCTCTGCAGTTTTAGCGAAGGGGGAAACAAAACCGAAATTTTGTTCATAAGAATGGTGAATTAGCCGATAAATAGAGGTCGGCGTGGATAATAATTTGAGATAGTATAAGTTCATGGCATCTAGAGCACCATTTACCCGCTCAATGGCTATTGCAAGCACACCTCTGGCTATTACCGAGGTGTGCAAGTGGATTTTACCTAAACTCAAAGCCAGCAATTTTAGCCATGAAGATATTTTTGCAGTCCATCTTGCCCTGGAAGAGGCATTGATTAATGCCATCAAGCACGGCAATAAAATGGACCCCGCCAAAGAGGTTAAAGTTGACTATTCGCTGAGCTCCGATAAAGTTGAAATTTCTATGACGGACGAGGGCGAAGGATTTGACCCGGAAGTCGTGCCGGACCCGCGACACGGTAAAAATCTTTATAAGAATGACGGAAGGGGATTGCTTCTTATGCAATCGTATATGGATGTGGTTGAATACAATAAACGCGGCAATAGCGTGCGTATGGTCAGATATAAAGAAAAGCCCCATTTGCCGGAAACTCAAAAGCAGTCACAGGCATAATCAGCGGTAGGATGCTGATAACTTGATAATAGAAAGAGTGGATAGTTAAAGATGTATAATAGAATTCTTATTGCGTGCGGTTGTTTGGTCGTTCTGAGCGGTTGTATGGCTAACGAGCCGATGCCTCAGATTACGTATGACGATGACTATAAAAGTATCGAAACCGTTAAACCGAAGCTTTCAACGCCGAGCCCAAGCCGGACAGTTTCAACTGGAAATGCCCTTGTTTCGCAGGATTGGGTGCCGCCTTCGTCGGTGGAAAAGAAATGGACTGCTATAATAATACATCATTCGGGAACGAAAAACGGCGATTCTGCTATATTTGACAAGTGGCATAGGGAAAATAACCATTGGCAGGGCGTTGGATATGATTTTGTTATAGGTAACGGAAGTAACAGCGGTGATGGGCTGGTTGAGGTAACGTACCGGTGGCAAAAGCAGGTTACGGGGGCTCATGTTGGGGGTACGCCGGGGAACTGGGCGAATAAAGATGGGATAGGAATTTGTCTGGTGGGGGATTTCAATAAGACACAGCCGACAAACTCGCAAATGCAGTCGCTGGTTAAACTTGTGCGCTTTTTGCAAAGCCGGTACAAGATACCTAAA
This Phycisphaerae bacterium DNA region includes the following protein-coding sequences:
- a CDS encoding MazG nucleotide pyrophosphohydrolase domain-containing protein; this encodes MHIKEFQQLISKKYEKRDRERGIPATFMWFIEEVGELSTALVSKDAKNRQEEFADVLAWLCTLANISDVDLEKACKKYTSGKLKGFKPK
- a CDS encoding STAS domain-containing protein; translated protein: MASMKPRISVEYAENAAIVTFTDEKILEEKDVQLLQDSIMSVIEQAERINLILDFCNVRFLSSAVLGLLIRISKKVYERDGQLKLCSIDPKIYKIFKITRLTKIFDIYKDIESATESLVAD
- a CDS encoding ATP-binding protein, with product MASRAPFTRSMAIASTPLAITEVCKWILPKLKASNFSHEDIFAVHLALEEALINAIKHGNKMDPAKEVKVDYSLSSDKVEISMTDEGEGFDPEVVPDPRHGKNLYKNDGRGLLLMQSYMDVVEYNKRGNSVRMVRYKEKPHLPETQKQSQA
- a CDS encoding peptidoglycan recognition family protein; its protein translation is MYNRILIACGCLVVLSGCMANEPMPQITYDDDYKSIETVKPKLSTPSPSRTVSTGNALVSQDWVPPSSVEKKWTAIIIHHSGTKNGDSAIFDKWHRENNHWQGVGYDFVIGNGSNSGDGLVEVTYRWQKQVTGAHVGGTPGNWANKDGIGICLVGDFNKTQPTNSQMQSLVKLVRFLQSRYKIPKNKIYGHKTTPGAGTVTDCPGKNFPMTWLKSQVLP